GAAATTAATGTGTATTTATTGTGAAATTAATCTTTCCAAAGAGATCAaactattataaaaaaattccaacAAATCGACGCGATTCTTATAATGTGCACAATGTGATAGACTGAAATTAATTAGAGCAAAAACATCATTTCCGTGTTTGTAACACTACACAAATATCAAttgtacaataaaatattacatGACCGTGTTTACTTGATATAGATAAACACGTGAATGAATGGATACCAATATTTGCAAATCGCGCTTCCCTAAACCTAGACATGGTCAATATCGATGATGGTTACCGGTTGGATCGGGTCGTGTTAATTTAGATGATGGCTACACTCTCTTGGAGAGTATGCATCCACAAACATGAGACGATCCCTCCCCCAAATAACTGATTGCCAACATTGTGAGTTCGCACTCCCTACTTCCCTCGCTTAGTCGATTAGTGATCTCTTTCCTTCCCGCAATTCAAATATTCTTCGATCTGATTGGGATGAATTTTGCTGTCCCCGACTATGGCTTCCAGAACCCTTTCGTGATACCGCATCCCATGTTCTGCGAGGGTAACTTCCCGACTTTCTCGATGCCTTCTTCAAACACCACGCCCATGCCCATGTACAAATGCGATTCAATGTGGCAATGGAAAGCCCAGGCACCGGGGTTATCTGCCACAAATCTCAGGGCGGTCCACCCGTATCGGTGAACCGGGACCGTGTTCTTCATTATTGGGTCAACCAGATTATACCTAAAATAACACACTAGATTCGTGAGAAGGTAGCTAAAATAATAGAAGCCAatttaaagaaagaaacttCTAGCTGTAATATATTGGATAAATGTGTCCCTACGGTCATGAATTAGTACCTGGCCGGGTCCGAGTTGATATCAAACTTGCCCTCTCCGTATCCGAGGACCCAGAAGTCGTGTCCATGGAGGTGCCATGGGTGGGTTTCACTGTTGTTGTTGGTCAAGGTGTTGGCATTCTGCAGGATTATGTCCACCGTCGTGTTAAATTTCAATCGATATATAGAGTCGGACTTGGTGGCATTCGTGTTGTTCGCAACGCTGTAGATGTCATAGCTCGTGAAGTTGTAGCCTTCTGGTGGTGGCTTCTGGTCAAAGAGGTGCTGCGCATTGCCTGTCAGCCAAGTAaagttttgttttaggaataATAATCTTCAATTGAACAAGTAAAATCTGTGCTCAAGTGTGATCTATTAATTGCAACTCACCTCGGCTTTCTTTGAGGGCAATCAAGTATGGCGTCTCAGGTAACGTGAATGACACGTTGTTCACCGACCACCGGGTATAACCATCGATCTTATTCTGTGTGTTGAGGAACACGATGATCCTGTCGGAAGTGGCCGGAGGAGGGTAGATGTAACCTTGGCGAGCTTTAATGGCAAGGCTCTGGGCCAGTCTCGGTTCTACTGCATCCCACAGAGGGCCTGCAGGTGGATCAGTCGGTGGCGATCTCTGTGGGTGGTTAGGGTAGTAGTTGAAGTGAGCCAGCCCGGGCGGGGTTGTGGAGTTACGGCTGACCACTGAGGTTGTCATCCAGTAGTTCCGGGATGGGTCCTGCTCGGCTTTCACTAGAATCGAATAGGTCTCTCCAGAGTAGATGAAGATGTTCTTCACCGTGAATGGCTCCACATAGTGTCCATCTGCCTCGACCACTGTCATGTTGTGTCCCTGAAAGATCGATAAATGAAGATTAAGATAATGTGGTATTATCAGGATTATCAGTGATGGAACCACTGTAACTTACAAGTCCATGTGTTTAAGTACCGCTTGGTTTTGGCCAATAAACCCAAACCTCGACTTAGCAGAATTGGATACAAGATGGATCATAGTTGCAACCTATTGTGTGCATACCTGGGAGGGAAATATATTAAGAATTTAAGATACCTCAATTTGGAAGCTTAGAGCTGATAAAGCAGTGATGCTTGTAAGTCTTAGCCGATACGTCTTTCCAGGGACAACTGTTAGCGTATATGGCGAGCATTCGGGATTGGTTGCATTGCAGACGCCCGGTTCCAAGTTCAGCGTGGTCAATTTTGAGCAGTTGAACCTTCCTTTGCCTTGAATCAGAAGcgactggaaaaaaaaataattcaagcAACGAAATTAATAAATGTGATCACATGGCAAGTGACGACAAATCAATTCCAGCGCAGAAACCATATATCATGCTCAAAATTGAGATTGATCTATTTCTTCAGTGACGCTTACCTGAGGTTCTCCAACCCACACGAAAGGATCGGAGGATAAGCCAGCAGCCTGCTCGTAAGTGCTCTTGTGGTACCAGTCATTGAGTATTATGCTCCGGTCGTAGTCATAAGCAAATGGTTCCGAGACTCCATCAGGGACAGAAACTCGAATGGATCCATACAAGCCGGCTTGTCTCTGCATCCCATAGTGGGCATGGTACATGTACGTCCCCGGCTGTGAACAAGGGAAAAACGTATTATTTTCAGCAGTGTGATTGGTTTAGTTGATTGGACAAAGCTTCGTAACTATTCTTAATTGGCTGTGAATCGATGTTTAATTTATCTTAAAGTCCTAGGACGGCAGCTGAATTACTAATGGACAAGGTATTGAAAGTTGTTGAACCAACTTCAATGATCGTTGAAAAGATCAACTCAGCCCACACCTCTGCAATATATTTTCCCCGTATAAGCAATCAGA
The sequence above is drawn from the Punica granatum isolate Tunisia-2019 chromosome 5, ASM765513v2, whole genome shotgun sequence genome and encodes:
- the LOC116206728 gene encoding L-ascorbate oxidase codes for the protein MIKLLTFLLLLIGAIEIAEGRIRHYKWDVKYEYKSPDCVKKLAITINGRSPGPTILAQQGDTIIVELTNSLGMENLAIHWHGIRQIGTPWSDGTEGVTQCPILPGDTFSYRFVVDRPGTYMYHAHYGMQRQAGLYGSIRVSVPDGVSEPFAYDYDRSIILNDWYHKSTYEQAAGLSSDPFVWVGEPQSLLIQGKGRFNCSKLTTLNLEPGVCNATNPECSPYTLTVVPGKTYRLRLTSITALSALSFQIEGHNMTVVEADGHYVEPFTVKNIFIYSGETYSILVKAEQDPSRNYWMTTSVVSRNSTTPPGLAHFNYYPNHPQRSPPTDPPAGPLWDAVEPRLAQSLAIKARQGYIYPPPATSDRIIVFLNTQNKIDGYTRWSVNNVSFTLPETPYLIALKESRGNAQHLFDQKPPPEGYNFTSYDIYSVANNTNATKSDSIYRLKFNTTVDIILQNANTLTNNNSETHPWHLHGHDFWVLGYGEGKFDINSDPARYNLVDPIMKNTVPVHRYGWTALRFVADNPGAWAFHCHIESHLYMGMGVVFEEGIEKVGKLPSQNMGCGITKGFWKP